One window from the genome of Glycine soja cultivar W05 chromosome 12, ASM419377v2, whole genome shotgun sequence encodes:
- the LOC114379767 gene encoding ADP,ATP carrier protein 3, mitochondrial-like produces MADGLHSQHPSVVQKLSGQSYLVSRLAPNHSRNCSTTGSYFNGGLQSSGLVPVTAHAPAEKGVSGFLLDFLMGGVSAAVSKTAAAPIERVKLLIQNQDEMIKSGRLSEPYKGIGDCFTRTMKDEGVIALWRGNTANVIRYFPTQALNFAFKDYFKRLFNFKKDKDGYWKWFAGNLASGGAAGASSLLFVYSLDYARTRLANDAKAAKKGGERQFNGLIDVYRKTIKSDGIAGLYRGFNISCVGIIVYRGLYFGMYDSLKPVVLVGGLQDSFFASFLLGWGITIGAGLASYPIDTVRRRMMMTSGEAVKYKSSLEAFKIIVAKEGTKSLFKGAGANILRAVAGAGVLAGYDKLQLVLFGKKYGSGGGG; encoded by the exons ATGGCAGATGGATTGCATTCGCAGCATCCATCGGTAGTTCAGAAGTTATCTGGACAGTCTTATCTTGTGTCCAGGCTTGCTCCTAATCACTCCAGAAACTGTTCTACCACTGGTAGTTACTTCAATGGAGGTTTGCAGTCTTCAGGTTTGGTTCCAGTCACGGCACACGCGCCGGCTGAGAAAGGGGTGTCTGGATTTTTGTTGGATTTCCTGATGGGCGGAGTGTCGGCGGCTGTGTCCAAGACAGCTGCGGCTCCAATCGAACGAGTTAAGTTGCTCATCCAAAACCAGGATGAAATGATCAAGAGTGGTCGGTTGTCTGAACCATACAAAGGAATTGGCGATTGTTTCACTCGAACCATGAAGGATGAAGGGGTGATTGCTCTTTGGAGAGGAAACACTGCTAATGTTATCAGATACTTCCCTACTCAG gctCTGAATTTTGCTTTTAAGGATTATTTCAAGAGGCTTTTCAACTTCAAAAAGGATAAAGATGGCTACTGGAAATGGTTTGCTGGGAATTTAGCATCTGGGGGGGCTGCTGGGGCTTCCTCCCTCTTGTTTGTCTATTCTTTGGACTATGCCCGAACACGTTTAGCAAATGATGCAAAGGCTGCAAAGAAGGGTGGTGAGAGGCAGTTCAATGGCTTGATTGATGTTTACAGGAAAACCATTAAGTCTGATGGCATTGCTGGCCTTTATCGTGGTTTCAACATCTCATGTGTTGGAATCATAGTGTACCGTGGTCTTTACTTTGGAATGTATGATTCTCTGAAACCAGTGGTCTTGGTTGGTGGATTGCAG GATAGCTTCTTTGCGAGTTTTCTCTTGGGATGGGGGATCACAATAGGTGCCGGCTTGGCCTCTTACCCCATTGATACTGTGCGTAGAAGAATGATGATGACATCTGGAGAAGCTGTAAAATACAAGAGCTCTTTGGAAGCATTCAAGATAATTGTCGCAAAAGAGGGTACTAAGTCACTCTTTAAAGGTGCCGGTGCAAACATATTACGTGCTGTTGCAGGTGCTGGAGTGCTCGCTGGTTATGATAAGCTACAGCTCGTCTTGTTCGGAAAGAAATACGGTTCTGGTGGTGGAGGTTAA